A genomic region of Mycobacterium senriense contains the following coding sequences:
- the purN gene encoding phosphoribosylglycinamide formyltransferase: MVEPLHVPPNAPARVVVLASGTGSLLNSLLTSAVADYPARVVAVGADRDCLATEIAAAASVPAFTVRLGDHPDRDTWDTAITEATAAHSPDLVVSAGFMKILGPQFLSRFYGRVINTHPALLPAFPGAHGVSDALAYGVKVTGCTVHLVDAGTDTGPILAQESVPVLDGDTEETLHERIKVTERKLLVDVVAAIATGGLTLVGRTATIGRKATNR, from the coding sequence GTGGTCGAACCGCTCCATGTGCCCCCGAATGCACCGGCGCGGGTAGTGGTGCTGGCGTCGGGCACCGGGTCGCTGCTGAATTCGCTGCTGACGTCGGCCGTCGCGGACTACCCGGCCCGGGTGGTCGCCGTCGGTGCCGACCGCGACTGCCTGGCCACCGAGATCGCCGCGGCCGCGTCCGTGCCCGCCTTCACCGTCCGGCTCGGCGATCACCCGGACCGCGACACCTGGGACACCGCCATCACCGAGGCCACCGCCGCGCATTCACCCGACTTGGTGGTCTCCGCCGGATTCATGAAAATACTTGGGCCGCAGTTTCTTTCGCGGTTCTACGGCCGCGTCATCAACACCCATCCGGCGCTGTTGCCGGCGTTTCCGGGCGCGCACGGAGTGTCCGACGCGTTGGCCTACGGTGTGAAGGTCACAGGCTGTACGGTGCACCTGGTAGACGCAGGGACGGACACCGGGCCGATCCTGGCGCAGGAATCCGTTCCGGTGCTCGACGGCGACACCGAAGAGACTCTGCATGAACGCATCAAAGTCACCGAACGCAAGCTCCTGGTGGACGTGGTGGCCGCGATCGCAACCGGCGGCCTGACCCTGGTCGGGAGAACAGCGACGATCGGACGAAAGGCGACGAACCGATGA
- the purH gene encoding bifunctional phosphoribosylaminoimidazolecarboxamide formyltransferase/IMP cyclohydrolase, translating to MSTDDWREDAKRPIRRALISVYDKTGLVDLAQGLAGAGVEIVSTGSTAKVIADKGIPVTRVEELTGFPEVLDGRVKTLHPRVHAGLLADLRKPEHAAALEELGIAGFELVVVNLYPFTETVDSGASIDECVEQIDIGGPSMVRAAAKNHPSVAVITDPRGYDGVLAAVRDGGFTLGERKKLASLAFQHTAEYDIAVASWMESTLAPEHPPTTFPKWLGRSWRRSAMLRYGENPHQQAALYSDPGAWPGLAQAEQLHGKEMSYNNFTDADAAWRAAFDHEQTCVAIIKHANPCGIAISSASVADAHRKAHECDPLSAFGGVIAANTEVSLEMAEYVSTIFTEVIVAPAYEPAALEVLTRKKNIRVLVGSEPLSGGTELRPISGGLLVQQRDELDAHGDNPVNWTLATGSPADPATLADLVFAWRVCRAVKSNAIVIAGGGATIGVGMGQVNRVDAARLAVERGGDRVRGAVAASDAFFPFPDGLETLTGAGVKAIVHPGGSVRDDEVTAAAADAGISLYLTGARHFAH from the coding sequence ATGAGCACCGACGACTGGCGCGAAGACGCCAAACGGCCGATCCGGCGCGCCTTGATCAGCGTGTACGACAAGACCGGACTGGTCGACCTCGCCCAGGGCCTGGCGGGCGCGGGCGTCGAGATCGTCTCGACCGGGTCCACCGCGAAGGTCATTGCCGACAAAGGCATTCCGGTGACCCGGGTCGAGGAGCTGACCGGTTTTCCCGAAGTCCTCGACGGCCGCGTCAAAACCCTGCACCCGCGCGTGCACGCGGGACTGCTGGCGGACCTTCGCAAGCCCGAGCACGCCGCCGCGCTCGAGGAACTCGGGATTGCGGGCTTCGAGCTCGTCGTCGTCAACCTGTATCCCTTCACCGAGACCGTCGACTCGGGGGCAAGCATCGACGAATGCGTTGAACAGATCGACATCGGTGGCCCGTCGATGGTGCGGGCCGCGGCGAAAAACCACCCCAGCGTGGCGGTGATCACCGACCCGCGAGGTTACGACGGAGTGCTCGCCGCGGTGCGCGACGGCGGCTTTACCCTCGGCGAGCGTAAAAAGCTGGCCTCGCTGGCGTTTCAGCACACCGCCGAGTACGACATCGCGGTCGCGAGCTGGATGGAGTCGACGCTGGCTCCCGAGCACCCGCCGACGACCTTCCCGAAGTGGTTGGGCCGCAGCTGGCGCCGTTCGGCGATGCTGCGCTACGGCGAGAACCCGCACCAGCAGGCGGCGCTGTACAGCGACCCGGGTGCGTGGCCGGGGCTGGCGCAGGCCGAGCAGTTGCACGGAAAAGAGATGTCCTACAACAACTTCACCGATGCGGACGCGGCCTGGCGGGCCGCCTTTGACCACGAGCAGACCTGCGTGGCAATCATCAAGCACGCCAACCCATGTGGGATCGCCATCTCGTCGGCATCGGTCGCGGACGCACACCGCAAGGCGCACGAGTGCGATCCGCTGAGCGCCTTCGGCGGGGTCATCGCGGCCAACACCGAAGTCAGCCTGGAGATGGCCGAGTACGTCAGCACCATCTTCACCGAGGTCATCGTCGCGCCCGCCTACGAGCCGGCCGCGCTGGAGGTGCTGACCCGCAAGAAGAACATCCGGGTGCTGGTGGGCTCGGAGCCGCTGAGCGGTGGCACCGAGCTGCGGCCGATCAGCGGCGGCCTGCTGGTGCAGCAGCGCGACGAGCTCGACGCGCACGGGGACAACCCGGTGAACTGGACCCTGGCCACCGGTTCACCCGCCGATCCGGCGACGCTGGCCGACCTGGTGTTCGCCTGGCGCGTCTGTCGCGCGGTGAAATCGAACGCGATCGTGATCGCCGGCGGGGGCGCCACCATCGGTGTCGGCATGGGTCAGGTGAACCGGGTCGACGCCGCCCGGCTGGCCGTCGAACGCGGCGGTGACCGGGTGCGCGGCGCGGTCGCGGCCTCGGACGCGTTCTTCCCGTTCCCCGACGGACTCGAGACGCTGACCGGCGCCGGCGTGAAGGCGATCGTGCACCCCGGCGGATCGGTGCGCGACGACGAGGTGACCGCGGCGGCCGCCGACGCCGGCATTTCGCTCTACCTCACCGGGGCGCGCCACTTCGCGCACTAG
- a CDS encoding ATP-binding protein translates to MVTSPSNLPRTVGELRASGHRERGVKQEIRENLLTALAEGDDIWPGILGFDDTVLPQLERALIAGHDFVLLGERGQGKTRLLRALTGLLDEWTPVIAGAELGEHPFSPITPESIRKAVTLGDDLPIEWKHRSERYTEKLATPDTSVADLVGDIDPIKVAEGRSLGDPETIAYGLIPRAHRGIVAVNELPDLAERIQVSMLNVMEERDIQVRGYTLRLPLDVLVVASANPEDYTNRGRIITPLKDRFGAEIRTHYPLELDAEVGVIAQEAHLSAQVPDYLMQVIARFARYLRESNSVDQRSGVSARFAIAAAETVAAAARHRGAVLGETDPVARVVDLGTVIDVLRGKLEFESGEEGREQAVLEHLLRRATADTASRLLGGIDVGSLVSAVEGGSAVTTGERVSAKDVLAAVPNLPVVDKIAVKLGAQSEGERAAALELALEALYLAKRIDKVSGEGQTVYG, encoded by the coding sequence GTGGTGACGTCACCGAGCAACCTGCCCCGCACAGTCGGCGAACTGCGTGCCTCCGGTCATCGCGAACGGGGTGTCAAGCAGGAAATACGCGAAAATCTGCTCACCGCATTGGCCGAGGGTGATGACATCTGGCCGGGCATTCTGGGATTCGACGACACCGTCTTGCCCCAGCTGGAGCGGGCGCTGATCGCGGGCCACGACTTCGTTCTGCTCGGTGAACGCGGCCAGGGCAAGACCCGGCTGCTGCGTGCGCTGACCGGATTGCTCGACGAGTGGACGCCGGTGATCGCCGGGGCCGAACTGGGTGAGCACCCCTTCTCGCCGATCACGCCGGAGTCCATCCGCAAGGCCGTCACCCTGGGCGACGACCTGCCGATCGAATGGAAGCATCGCAGCGAGCGCTACACCGAAAAGCTCGCCACCCCCGACACCAGCGTCGCCGACCTGGTCGGCGACATCGACCCGATCAAGGTCGCCGAGGGCCGCAGCCTGGGAGACCCGGAGACCATCGCCTACGGCCTGATCCCGCGCGCGCACCGCGGCATCGTCGCGGTCAACGAACTGCCCGACCTCGCCGAGCGCATCCAGGTGTCGATGCTCAACGTGATGGAGGAACGCGACATCCAGGTCCGCGGTTACACGCTGCGCCTCCCGCTGGACGTGTTGGTGGTCGCCAGCGCCAACCCCGAGGACTACACCAACCGGGGCCGCATCATCACCCCGCTCAAAGACCGTTTCGGCGCGGAGATCCGGACCCACTACCCGCTCGAGCTCGACGCGGAAGTCGGCGTGATCGCGCAGGAAGCGCACCTGTCGGCCCAGGTTCCCGACTACCTGATGCAGGTCATCGCGCGCTTCGCCCGCTACCTGCGGGAGTCCAATTCCGTCGATCAACGCTCCGGGGTGTCGGCACGGTTCGCGATCGCCGCCGCCGAGACCGTGGCCGCCGCCGCGCGGCATCGCGGTGCGGTGCTGGGGGAGACCGATCCGGTGGCCCGGGTGGTCGACCTGGGCACGGTGATCGACGTCCTGCGCGGCAAGCTGGAATTCGAGTCCGGCGAGGAGGGCCGCGAGCAGGCCGTGCTCGAACACCTGCTGCGGCGCGCGACCGCGGACACCGCGTCGCGGCTGCTGGGCGGCATCGACGTCGGTTCGCTGGTGAGCGCGGTCGAGGGCGGTTCGGCGGTGACGACGGGCGAGCGGGTATCGGCCAAGGACGTGCTGGCCGCCGTCCCGAACCTGCCCGTGGTGGACAAGATCGCGGTCAAGCTCGGCGCGCAGTCCGAAGGCGAACGCGCCGCGGCGCTGGAACTGGCTCTCGAGGCCCTGTATCTGGCCAAGCGCATCGACAAGGTATCCGGGGAGGGTCAAACCGTCTATGGCTAA
- a CDS encoding vWA domain-containing protein yields MAKGHSSRYSAYTGGPDPLAPPVDLREALEQIGQDVMAGTSPRRALSELLRRGTKNMPGADRLAAEANRRRRDLLRRNNLDGTLQEIKKLLDEAVLAERKELARALDDDARFGELQLDALPSSPAKAVQELSDYNWRSGEARQKYDQIKDLLGREMLDQRFAGMKQALEGATDEDRQRVNDMVNDLNDLLDKHARGEDTQQDFEDFMDKHGEFFPENPRNVDELLDSLAKRAAAAQRFRNSLSAEQRAELDALAQQAFGSPSLMQALNRLDAHLQAARPGEDWSGSEQFSGDNPFGMGEGTQALSDIAELEQLAEQLSQSYPGATMDDVDLDALARQLGDEAAVDARTLAELERALVNQGFLDRGSDGQWRLSPKAMRRLGETALRDVAQQLSGRRGERDHRRAGAAGELTGATRPWQFGDTEPWNISRTLTNAVLRQSGTATPDGPDGRLKITVDDVEVSETETRTQAAVALLVDTSFSMVMENRWLPMKQTALALNHLVCTRFRSDALQIIAFGRYARTVTAAELTGLEGVYEQGTNLHHALALAGRHLRRHPNAQPVVLVVTDGEPTAHLEDFDGDGTTVFFDYPPHPRTIAHTVRGFDEMARLGAQITIFRLGSDPGLARFIDQVARRVEGRVVVPDLDGLGAAVVGDYLRSRRR; encoded by the coding sequence ATGGCTAAAGGGCATTCCTCACGCTACTCGGCGTACACCGGCGGCCCCGACCCGCTGGCCCCGCCGGTGGATCTGCGCGAGGCGCTCGAACAGATCGGCCAGGATGTCATGGCCGGCACGTCGCCGCGCCGTGCGCTGTCGGAGCTGCTGCGCCGCGGCACCAAGAACATGCCCGGTGCCGACCGGCTGGCCGCCGAGGCCAACCGGCGGCGACGGGATTTGTTGCGGCGCAACAACTTAGACGGAACCCTGCAAGAGATCAAGAAACTCCTCGATGAGGCCGTGCTGGCCGAACGCAAGGAGCTGGCCCGCGCGCTCGACGACGACGCCCGGTTCGGCGAACTGCAACTGGACGCGCTGCCGTCGTCGCCGGCCAAGGCCGTCCAGGAGCTCTCCGACTACAACTGGCGCAGCGGCGAGGCGCGCCAAAAGTACGACCAGATCAAGGATCTGCTCGGCCGCGAAATGCTCGACCAACGCTTCGCGGGCATGAAGCAGGCCCTGGAAGGCGCCACCGACGAGGATCGCCAGCGGGTCAACGACATGGTCAACGACCTCAATGACCTGCTGGACAAGCACGCCCGCGGCGAGGACACCCAGCAAGACTTCGAAGACTTCATGGACAAGCACGGCGAGTTCTTCCCGGAGAACCCGCGCAACGTCGATGAGTTGCTGGATTCCCTGGCCAAGCGCGCCGCCGCGGCCCAGCGTTTCCGCAACAGCCTGAGCGCCGAGCAGCGCGCGGAGCTGGATGCGTTGGCGCAGCAAGCTTTTGGCTCGCCCTCGCTGATGCAGGCGCTGAACCGGCTCGATGCGCACCTGCAGGCGGCACGGCCGGGGGAGGACTGGAGCGGGTCCGAGCAGTTCTCCGGTGACAACCCGTTCGGGATGGGGGAGGGCACCCAGGCGCTGTCCGATATCGCCGAGCTGGAGCAGCTGGCCGAGCAGCTCTCGCAGAGCTATCCGGGCGCCACGATGGACGACGTCGACCTGGACGCGCTGGCGCGCCAGCTCGGTGACGAGGCGGCCGTCGACGCCCGCACCCTGGCCGAATTGGAACGCGCACTGGTCAATCAGGGGTTCTTAGATCGCGGCTCCGACGGCCAGTGGCGGCTGTCGCCGAAGGCCATGCGCCGACTCGGTGAGACGGCGCTACGCGATGTGGCACAACAGCTTTCCGGGCGCCGTGGGGAGCGCGACCATCGGCGTGCGGGAGCGGCCGGCGAACTCACCGGCGCCACCCGGCCCTGGCAGTTCGGCGACACCGAGCCGTGGAACATCTCCCGCACGTTGACCAATGCCGTTCTGCGGCAATCGGGAACCGCCACCCCGGACGGCCCGGACGGACGGTTGAAGATCACCGTCGACGACGTCGAGGTCTCCGAGACCGAGACGCGTACGCAGGCCGCGGTCGCGCTGCTGGTCGATACCTCGTTCTCCATGGTGATGGAGAATCGCTGGCTGCCCATGAAGCAGACGGCGCTGGCGCTGAACCATCTGGTGTGCACGCGCTTTCGCTCGGATGCCTTGCAGATCATCGCTTTTGGGCGATACGCCCGGACGGTGACCGCCGCCGAGCTCACCGGGCTCGAGGGCGTTTACGAGCAGGGCACCAACCTGCATCACGCGCTGGCGCTGGCCGGTCGCCATCTGCGCCGCCATCCCAACGCGCAGCCCGTGGTGCTGGTGGTGACCGACGGTGAGCCGACCGCGCACCTGGAGGATTTCGACGGCGACGGCACGACCGTGTTCTTCGACTATCCGCCGCATCCGCGGACCATCGCCCACACCGTGCGCGGCTTCGACGAGATGGCGCGGCTGGGCGCCCAGATCACCATCTTCCGGCTAGGCAGCGACCCGGGCCTGGCGAGATTCATCGACCAGGTCGCCCGGCGGGTCGAGGGACGGGTCGTGGTACCCGATCTCGACGGCTTGGGAGCGGCCGTGGTCGGCGACTACCTGCGGTCCCGCCGCCGCTAA
- a CDS encoding aldo/keto reductase has translation MSQVPTIELNDGVGIPQLGFGVFQIKPDETAAAVRTALDIGYRHIDTAEMYGNEKEVAQGIRDAGLDRGDVFVTSKLNNGFHKPDDARRAFDETLKNLDSDYVDLFLIHWPLPTLYDGDFVSTWKVFEEFARDGRARSIGVSNFQVAHLDRLANETDTVPSVNQIEVHPYFGNDEVRAYGREHGIATEAWAPIAQGRVLDDPVINRVAEARGKTAAQVVLRWHIQRGDIIFPKSVTPERVKANFELFDFELDDSDMDAISALNKGESGRNGPNPDTFDYVPD, from the coding sequence ATGAGCCAGGTTCCAACGATCGAACTCAATGACGGTGTCGGCATTCCGCAACTGGGTTTCGGGGTGTTCCAGATCAAGCCCGACGAGACCGCGGCGGCGGTGAGGACGGCGCTCGACATCGGATACCGCCACATCGATACGGCCGAAATGTACGGCAACGAAAAGGAAGTCGCGCAAGGCATTCGCGATGCGGGTCTCGACCGCGGCGATGTCTTCGTCACCAGCAAGCTCAACAACGGATTTCACAAGCCCGACGATGCGCGCCGCGCCTTCGACGAGACGCTGAAGAACCTGGATTCCGACTACGTCGATTTGTTCCTCATCCACTGGCCGCTGCCCACCCTCTATGACGGCGACTTCGTCTCGACGTGGAAGGTGTTCGAGGAGTTCGCGCGCGACGGACGCGCTCGCAGCATCGGTGTGTCGAATTTCCAAGTCGCACATCTGGATCGGCTCGCCAACGAGACCGACACCGTCCCTTCGGTCAACCAGATCGAAGTCCATCCCTATTTTGGCAACGACGAAGTCCGGGCCTACGGGCGTGAGCATGGCATCGCCACCGAGGCGTGGGCGCCGATCGCGCAGGGCAGGGTGCTCGACGATCCGGTGATCAACCGCGTCGCCGAGGCCCGCGGCAAAACCGCCGCGCAGGTGGTGTTGCGCTGGCACATTCAGCGGGGCGACATCATCTTCCCGAAATCGGTGACGCCGGAACGGGTCAAGGCCAACTTCGAGCTGTTCGACTTCGAGCTGGACGACTCCGACATGGACGCGATCTCCGCGCTGAACAAGGGTGAGTCGGGACGCAACGGCCCCAACCCTGACACGTTCGATTACGTGCCCGACTGA
- a CDS encoding DUF1707 SHOCT-like domain-containing protein, producing MSNSTQRDAEDTRGEPSRAADTDRIQIAQLLAYAAEQGRLQLNDYEDRLTRAYAATTYEELDQLRADLQGTPISPRRGGKQNPAPSTLLLALMSGFERRGRWNVPKKLTTFTLWGSGVVDLRYADFTSTEVDIHAMSIMGVQNILLPPEVNVEVHGRGVMGNFDRAVVGKGTPGAPTVHIRGFSLWGGVGIIRKARRPRG from the coding sequence ATGAGCAACTCAACGCAACGGGATGCGGAGGACACGCGCGGCGAGCCGTCGCGCGCGGCTGACACCGATCGCATCCAGATTGCGCAGTTGCTCGCGTATGCGGCCGAGCAGGGCCGCCTGCAGCTCAACGATTACGAGGATCGCCTGACCAGGGCGTATGCGGCGACGACGTACGAGGAACTGGATCAGCTACGGGCCGACTTGCAGGGGACGCCGATCAGCCCCCGCCGCGGCGGCAAGCAAAACCCGGCGCCGTCGACGCTACTGCTCGCATTGATGAGCGGCTTCGAGCGCCGCGGCCGATGGAACGTCCCGAAGAAGCTCACCACGTTCACCCTGTGGGGCAGCGGGGTGGTCGATCTGCGCTACGCCGACTTCACCTCGACTGAGGTCGACATTCATGCGATGTCGATTATGGGTGTGCAGAACATTTTGCTGCCGCCCGAGGTCAACGTCGAGGTGCACGGCCGCGGCGTGATGGGCAACTTCGACCGCGCCGTCGTCGGCAAGGGCACGCCCGGGGCGCCGACCGTCCACATTCGTGGCTTCTCGCTGTGGGGCGGGGTCGGCATCATCCGCAAGGCCCGCCGGCCGCGCGGGTAG
- a CDS encoding enoyl-CoA hydratase family protein, which translates to MDALVEYAGPADTGGPYARLTLNSPHNRNALSSVLVNQLHQGLRDASADPAVRVVVLGHTGGTFCAGADLSEAGGGDPSGDREGGVPGRSGSPPSAYDMAVDRAREMAALMRAIVSSPLPVIAAINGHVRAGGFGLVGACDIAVAGPRSTFALTEARIGVAPAIISLTLLPKLSARAAARYYLSGERFDAGRAAEIGLITEAAEDVDAAVAKLVSDIGRGSPQGLAASKALTTAAVLDGFDRDAERLAQESARLFVSDEAREGMLAFLEKRPPNWTS; encoded by the coding sequence ATGGACGCGCTCGTCGAATACGCCGGACCCGCCGACACGGGCGGCCCGTACGCGCGGCTGACGCTTAACTCACCGCACAACCGCAACGCGCTGTCCTCCGTGCTGGTGAACCAGCTGCATCAGGGCCTGCGCGACGCGTCGGCGGACCCGGCCGTGCGGGTGGTGGTGCTGGGCCACACCGGCGGCACCTTTTGTGCCGGTGCGGATCTGAGCGAGGCCGGCGGGGGCGACCCCAGTGGCGATCGCGAGGGCGGCGTACCCGGGCGAAGCGGGTCGCCACCGTCGGCATACGACATGGCCGTCGACCGGGCCCGGGAGATGGCCGCCTTGATGCGGGCCATCGTCTCCTCGCCGCTGCCGGTGATCGCCGCGATCAACGGGCACGTCCGTGCCGGCGGATTCGGTCTGGTGGGTGCCTGCGATATCGCGGTCGCCGGCCCGCGCAGCACCTTCGCGCTGACCGAGGCCCGGATCGGCGTCGCCCCGGCGATCATCTCGTTGACGCTGCTGCCGAAACTGTCGGCGCGGGCCGCGGCGCGCTACTACCTGTCCGGCGAGAGGTTCGACGCCGGCCGGGCGGCAGAGATCGGACTGATCACCGAGGCCGCCGAGGATGTCGACGCCGCGGTCGCCAAACTGGTCTCGGACATCGGCCGTGGTTCGCCGCAGGGCCTCGCGGCCTCCAAGGCACTGACCACTGCCGCGGTGCTGGACGGGTTCGACCGCGACGCCGAGCGGCTCGCCCAGGAATCGGCCCGGCTGTTCGTGTCCGACGAAGCTCGTGAAGGCATGCTGGCGTTCCTGGAGAAGCGGCCGCCCAACTGGACGAGTTAG
- a CDS encoding acyl-CoA dehydrogenase family protein codes for MTDTSFIESEERQALRKSVAAWAANYGSEYYLRKARAHEHTDELWSEAGKLGFLGVNLPEEYGGGGAGMYELSLVMEEMAAAGSALLLMVVSPAINGTIISKFGTEEQKKRWIPGIADGTLTMAFAITEPDAGSNSHKITTTARRDGSDWILKGQKVYISGIDQAQAVLVVARTEEAKTGKLRPALFVVPTDAPGFTYTPIEMELISPERQFQVFLDDVRLPSDALVGAEDAAIAQLFAGLNPERIMGAASSVGMGRFALNKAADYVKTRQVWGTPIGAHQGLSHPLAQCHIEVELAKLMLQKAATLYDSGNDMGAAEAANMAKYAAAEAATRSVDQAVQSMGGNGLTKEYGVAAMLASARLGRIAPVSREMVLNFVAQTSLGLPRSY; via the coding sequence ATGACCGACACCAGCTTCATCGAGAGCGAGGAGCGTCAGGCCCTACGCAAATCGGTGGCGGCGTGGGCAGCCAACTACGGCAGCGAGTACTACCTGCGCAAGGCCCGCGCCCACGAGCACACCGACGAATTGTGGTCCGAGGCCGGCAAACTCGGCTTCCTCGGGGTGAACCTGCCCGAGGAGTACGGCGGTGGCGGCGCCGGAATGTACGAGCTGTCGCTGGTCATGGAGGAAATGGCGGCCGCGGGTAGCGCGCTGTTGCTGATGGTGGTCTCGCCCGCCATCAACGGCACCATCATCAGCAAGTTCGGCACCGAGGAACAGAAGAAGCGCTGGATCCCGGGCATCGCCGACGGCACGCTGACGATGGCGTTCGCCATCACCGAACCCGACGCCGGCTCCAACTCGCACAAGATCACCACCACCGCCCGCCGCGACGGCAGCGACTGGATCCTCAAGGGCCAGAAGGTCTACATCTCCGGAATCGACCAGGCGCAGGCGGTGCTGGTGGTGGCCCGCACCGAGGAGGCCAAGACCGGCAAGCTGCGCCCCGCGCTGTTCGTGGTGCCCACCGACGCGCCCGGATTCACCTACACGCCAATCGAAATGGAACTGATCAGCCCCGAACGCCAGTTCCAGGTCTTCCTCGACGACGTTCGGCTGCCCAGCGACGCGCTGGTCGGCGCCGAAGATGCCGCCATCGCACAGCTTTTCGCCGGGCTCAACCCCGAACGCATCATGGGCGCGGCGAGCTCGGTCGGGATGGGACGGTTCGCCCTCAACAAGGCCGCGGACTACGTCAAGACCCGTCAGGTGTGGGGCACGCCGATCGGCGCGCACCAGGGCCTGTCACATCCGTTGGCGCAGTGCCACATCGAGGTTGAGTTGGCCAAGCTGATGCTGCAGAAGGCCGCCACGCTCTACGACTCGGGCAACGACATGGGTGCGGCCGAGGCCGCGAACATGGCGAAATACGCTGCGGCCGAGGCGGCCACGCGGTCGGTGGACCAGGCGGTGCAGTCGATGGGCGGCAACGGGCTGACCAAGGAGTACGGCGTGGCCGCGATGCTCGCCTCGGCACGGCTGGGCCGCATCGCTCCGGTCAGCCGGGAGATGGTGCTGAACTTCGTCGCGCAGACATCGCTGGGCCTGCCCCGAAGCTACTGA